From Thermodesulfobacteriota bacterium:
ACATCAATATATCCATCATGTTGTCTGACAATAGAATAGGTAATGGCGAGCCCCAGGCCGCTGCCTTTTTGTTTGGTAGTGAAATAGGGATCAAATATCTTCTGAAGATGTGCCTTCGATATACCGATCCCCTCATCTTCAATAGATATTTTTACATATGCTCCTTCTTTAAGTGGCAGACCCTGCCCGGCATCCACGATTATATTTTCCGCCCCTACCTTAATTGTCCCGCCCTCCGGCATGGCCTGGAGGGCATTGATAATCAAGTTGTTGATAACCTGGTTTATCTGCCCCTCATCCACGTCAAGCGGCCGGAGGTCGGCCGGGATGGAAAAATCACACTGGACATTGGAACCGGTCAGCGCAAACATGACGGAATCCCTGAACAGTTCTGTAATCGAGGCTGCCTTCTTGACCGGCGCTCCGCCCCTGGAAAAGGTGAGCAGGTGTTGGGTCAGATCCCTGGCCTGCAGGGCCGCTTTTTCCGCTGCGGTTAACCTCTTGAAGGTTATGTCTTCGGATTGCATATGTATCATAGCCAGACCGATATTGCCTAAAATTCCGGTCAAGATGTTATTGAAATCATGGGCAATACCACCCGCCAGAATGCCCACTGATTCGAGTTTCTGGGCCTTCAGGAGATTTTCTTCCATTTTTTTGCGCTCGGTGATATCTCTGGCGGTAGAGACTATATGTATGGTCTTACCCTCCCTGTCCTTTCTTACCGAGGCGCTGATAAGAACGGGGATCTCTTTGCCGTCTTTGGCCTTATAAAGCGTCTCACAATTTCTTAATTCACCTTTAGCGATGAGTTCATCCAATCCTTCTCCCTTGAGGGGTGCGTCTCCCGCGAGAATCTTATCTGCGGGCCACCCAATTATCTCATCTGCGCTGTACCCCAACATATCCAACGTGGCCCTGTTCACCGTCTCTATCACTCCTTGCGCATCGATTACGATCAGGGCATCAACGATGGATCTTATAATATTGTCCGTATAGCCCTTGGCCTCTATCAATTCATCCCGGGAGTTTTTCAGATTGGTGGACATCTGGTTAAAAGCAGAGGCCAGTTCGCCTATCTCGTCCCGGGATATGACCTCTATTTTTGTGTTAAAGCGGCTGCCGGCGATCTCATGGGCTGCCTCCTTTAGTTTGATAATGGGTTTTACTAACTGTCTGCTGTAAAGTATGTTGAAAAGGCCCCCGACGATTATGCCGCCCATGGTTACCAGGATTATCTGCCTAATGCCTTTCGCCGTGGAGGTCTCTATACTTTTTAAGGAATAACCGACTTGGGCCACTCCAGCCACCTCTGATCCCACCATAACCGGGACGCCGATGTCATATAACCGGCCTTCTGTGCCGGAATCGGTGATCCTAATATACGGCCTGCCTGTGGCAAGGACATTATCCGGAACAGGGACTGCGTCCTTAATTACCTTGCCTACCCTGTTAAGATCGTTATGGACCCTCACCCGGCCTTCCTTATCCATGACCATGGCATAGACTACGTAATCCTGCCTGGAGATAGTATCGATGTAGTCCATAGTGTGAACAAATTTATCTGTAATAAATGCCTCCCTGCTTTCCTCGGCCAGGGTATTGGCTAGAATGAGACCCTGTTTTTTTAGCTCTTCTTTAAAGGTTTCAACTTCGCGTCGGATGGACAGGAAGGCAATGGTCCCGGTAACAGCGACTATTATTACTGTAAAGGCAAGGGCTAATTTTGTCCTAAGCTTCATATCTCACGCCGAAAGTCAGTTCTGGGGAGCTAATGAGGTACGCCATAATCTATCCCCGCCTCTTTTATTACTCCGGTTTTTCATTACACGGGTCCAGCGGGCTGATATCACCGTACGGGTATCGAATACTTACGAACCAGGTTATCGATGCGTGACAATTCCTTGCCGGTAACGGCTATAAATCCGCTCCATTCGCACTCTTTCAGGACTTCTTCAGCCAGGGGGCTTCGGGGTCCTATTTTTAATAAGGCATTCCTGACCTTTTCCACCACCTCCCTGTCCACATCCTTCGAGGCCGCCAGCATCCAGCTCGGTAAGGGCACGGTATCGGCCACAATCCTCAGGTCAGTTTTAAAGTTGAACCTCTTTTTACCCTCCGGCCCCTCCACAAAATCTTTACATACGGCGCCGGCATCGTATTCCCCTAAAAATACGGACATGGCGTTATCGTCACAGTCCCCGCCGAACTCATGGCCTTTCAGGTCACGTCCGGGATCGATCCCGGCCTCTTTCAGGGTGATGTATGCGCCGGTGAACTTTGGCGTATTATGCGGGGCGCCAAATAAAAACGTCTTGCCTTTTAAATCGCTTAAGCCTTTAATAGAGCTATCCGCTCTGACGATGATTACCCCCCTTTCTTCAGTCTCCCCATCTTCCGATACGGCGATCGCCAAGGGATCAAAAAGAGCAATCTTTTTATTGTGCACGTATATGGAAAAGGCGTCCTGCAGGGTAAATGCCGCTGTATCCAATGCCTCATGAAAATCTTCTTCTGTTTCCAGGACAACCAGCTTTATATTCAGTCCGGTCTCCCTTGATAGATAATCTGCCAGCGGCGTAAACATGGTAAATGTATCCGGGGGACTCCAGCAGGGCTGGACAGCCAGTCTGAATACCGCTCTTTTGTCTCCCGCCGTTTCTGAGGCCGCTTTTTTCCCGATGGCCGTCTCTTCGTTTTTAGTACACCCGCCGGCCGTTAAGATTCCAATGAAAAAAAATATAAAAAAGCCTGTTATTGCCTTGGCCATCTCCATGCTTTCCCTATACCGTTTTTGTCCGATTTTTCTCTCCTGCATGTGGTGGGGCCCCTTTGGCCGGCTTATTGTTCCGGTTAGTCAATAACAATTCTACTGTTTAATTATCAGGCATGGAGCCGTAGATTGTCAACGAAAATTGACCCCTTCATGGTGTTCAACAAAATCTTGACATACAACCCTGCAAAAGTTAAACTTTTATTTAGTTCAACTTTAAAAGAGGTAACGCCAATGCCTATTGTAAAAACCTCGGCCAAAGGACAGATCGTCATACCGGCAGCAATCAGGAAAAAGCTTAAGATAAAACCCGGCCAGAAGGTCAACCTGACCCTTGTGGAAGATAAGGCGGTCATCACCCCTCTTCCAGAAGACCCAATCAAATCCTTAAGGGGTATTCTGAAAGGGAAGCCTTCCATGACCAAGGCATTATTGGAAGATAGAAAGAAAGAGGTTGAACGTGAAGAAAAAGACATTGCTCGACTCCTTCGCCGTTCTCGCCTGGCTCCAAAATGAGAAAGGATCGCAACAGGTGGAAGACCTTTTGTACCGGGCTCAGGGAGGCAATGAACAGGTTATATTGAATATTATCAACCTGGGCGAAATCTTTTATCGCTGTGCCCGGGTGCAGGACATCTCCTTTGCCAGGGGAATTCTGGAAGAGATCAGGCTCCTTCCGATCAGGATTTATTCCTGTCCTGACGATCTGGTTCTGACGGCCGCAGAAATCAAGGCCGGCTATCCTATGGCTTACGCCGATGCATTCATTGTAGCTACGGCTTTAAAAGAAAACGCTACCATAATTACCGGCGATGCGGAGTTCAAACAAGTGGAGCATCTGGTAAAGATCGACTGGTTGGGCTGACCCGGATATTATTGACTTAGGCTATTTCAAAAATGCTACACAAAAGGAGTAATAATTCACCGGATGCACGAATTACTGCGTATGGAATATACCGACTACACTGCTATCCCTTCAAATAAATACAAGCTCAAGCTTCCGCAAGCACCGGCCAAGGCCCCTAATCAAAGTCTTTGAAAAAACCTATACCTTGGATGTCTGGTGTGCCTACAAGCATGGGTCTATCCAGAAGCCTATTGCCTTCTTCACACGACGTCTAAGGGAGTAATGCGCGTCCATATATCCGTTTACTGAAGCCGGAATATCCTTGACCATCCGTTTGATTTCATGATATTGCTCATCTATTCTCACTCAAAGACAGGCCAAAAATGAAAACGCAGCCGGGATACAGGAATCCGGGTTGTCTCAGAAAGAACTGGCCCGACGGGTAGGAACATCCCCACAGCAAATCAGCCGCCGGAGGCGAGACCATGAAATTATTTGAAAGATGGCCCGGTCTCTCACGGCTTGAAGGCTCCCAAGTTACTGAATTACTTAAGGGATTGTCCCAGAATACTAACATTGCGACCTGTGAGGGGCTTTAAATGAAAAACTCAATGTTTAAGAGAGCCTTATGCCGTCTTGTCAGGACTATACTGCCAACCACGAATCTCCGCCTCTTCCCAAGCTTTTTTGCAGGGAATACTCAGTGCAATGCTGGGCTCTTTCCCTTTCCGAAGAAATTTTCCCATATTAAAGCACTGACTGCGCGCCTTCGGTGTCAGAAAATTGCGGTCCTTAAGCCACTTAGATAGGGTAAACCACGCCTCATCATCTTTACTTTTGCAGAATTCAATTGTTTCTGCTTCGCTTGAGATATTCGGGTTATATTCTGATTTTCTGCTTCCAAGGATATACTCATCCCGTACGTTTGCTGGAAGCGAAAAATTTTTCTCTTTCAGTCTGTTCCAGCACTCTTCCCTTTTGCAATACTCCGTTACATTCTGTTGTGTGTCACGAATATGATTATTTACAATTTGTGATATGTGTTCCAATACATCAAGAATCGAATCGCTGACTATCTGTTTCTGCCAAATCTTTTCAATATCAATCCGCAAATCTGTAAGGTGGAACAACCATGATAAGCTATAAGAAACAATGTTGTGATGATATCCTTGGAAGCCCTGCCTGCGAACGATCTTTTCCATAGAATTCCAGAGTATAAGTAAGCCAACTGTTTTTTTGAAAAAAGAAACCCAGTCTTCTTCTTTTTGTTCCCTCAACCATTCATTGAACCGTCCAAAATTTTTCTGTCCTCCCAAGCTAACTACATGTGGAAGTCTAAGGTATGTGTTCCAAACTTTTCCGAACTTGATCTTATCAAACTTCTGGTTTTTAGGTCTGAGAGCATCAAACTGACGTTTTTGTGCGGGAGTTCTGGCATTCAGATTCCTGAATTCTTCGTAACTGCCACGGGCACGTTCGTAGAACCAATAGGTCTGCTGGGAACCTCCGGTAGGGTCAGGCGCTAAGATGTTGTTAGAAATATTCTGGATTTCCGGATGAGGTGCCTGATTTGCAGCAAGATCAGCCAACTGAACTTTATTCTGGGTATTTGAATACTCACTAATCTTAGGTACAATTTTGGGTATATCTTCCGGATTGTTTATAACTGTCAATTTCATCTGAACAAATATATTGTCAATATTTGCCCTATCTTTCTTTCTGGAATGATAAAGGGATGCTGTGGTCTGTCCGCCATTGACGATTTGGAAATCTTCGGCACTAACCAGTCCGAATCCAGCTTCTGAAGATGTGACTTCAACACTTCTGGCAAAAACCGTAATGCCATTGTTATAAGCGCAGAACATATCTGGTTCCTTAAGTATGGTCTCTCTGATTCCCTTGTTGACATTGCCGCGAGCTGAAAGAAACACTCTCACATTCATATCGAGCATTTTGATTCCCCATCTGGCATACATATCAGCAAGAGCTGAGCCAGGAATAAATCCAAGATAAGTAGAATAGTGGTCTGTTTCATTTTTTTTTAATACACATGGCAATGGTCCACCGCAGTATTCCACAAACTCAATAGTTATCTTCTCTCTTTCCCCCGTTCGATAAAAATGGCATGTTCTTTCAATATCCCAGACGGTACGGATAATTTCAATACCATCAATCTCATCAATATCCGCAGGTTTTTTTTGAGTTATTCCGTCTGTAATAACAACAATTTTTGCAGTCCGGATATCATCTTTGCATTCCGATATAAGTGTGGCAAGTTCATGTGCCTCATTAGAGATATCAATTTTGTTATATAAACCTTTAAGACTTCGCGTCAAAAAATTTGTCGCACTTTTGAATAAAGAGTTGATTTCATCATTAGCAACTTTGGCTTTTGACGGATCATCATGATCCAAGAAGTGTGATACGATTAGTGTAATATCCTTAAATTCATCATCATAATGGTAACCGTCGACTTTCATGCCTTTGCTCTTGTATGGACAGGGAACCAGACTCTCTATTTCTCCATATTCCTCCAGAATATTCCCCATTTTTTCAACAAAGACTTCTTCTCTGAGTGCCTCATAGGCATGAGCTTCAGCCCTTATTTCATCATGAAAGTCTCTGGAGAAATCAATCACTTCATTGGCAATCATCCCATTATTCCCTGATTAAATCAAAATATTCAGAAAATTCACAAACGAAATTTCCACAAGATGCAACCACAACAGTATAATGAAGATCACCAATGCCCTGCGGCACATCTGTTATGCGTGGGGAGCCCTCTCTTATACGAAAAAGCTCTTCTTTAATGGTTGTATAGCTGCTGGTGTAGAGATTTGTATGAATATCCAGATATCCGGCCTCTCTGAGTGACTGTTCAAAAATATAGGCAACGGGTTTTCCTGAAAAGATGCTTCTCAGAGACAGAACAAGATCGGGCAAGGTTTCGCCGCCGCCGCCTGATTTTCTAAGAGTAATTATAAGCAAATGCAAAGAGTTTAATCCTCGGTCATCAAGCTGACGCTCGTTATTAATCTGAACTTTGCGCGGTTCTTTTGTCATTGTTGTTTTTACTTCTACGACGTGACCTTTTATTTCAAAATCGTGGTAGTTGCGTCTGCAGCCCTTCCATGAATTAATAGCGGCCAAATACTCAGTACTTGCATGAATCATACGCCGAAGCCACCAAAGCTCACCATACAAACCGCGCTGTTCTTCTGATGAAAGCCCTTCCTGTCCGTATTTTTCAAAGAAGCTGCTCCATCTTGCGAGAAAGTTCGCAATTTCATTCCGCCGGCTTTCATTTGACAAGCAGCCATTGAGTGCCCGAATAAGATCATCACACACAGTTACAAAAATATCTCTGTTTTCTCTTTGCTCGAGAAAAAGTCTAATGTGAAGGGTATTTTCCTTGGGAACATCCAGAGTTAACGTCTCAAAAGCCATTCCTTTCCACTTCGGATATTCGACTGAAAAAGAATCTCCTGCGCACCCAATCTCAACAAGTAATTCCCATACATTACCAGGGGCCACACAGCCAAGCCTGATCCCTGTTTCTGTCTCCAGGTCAAGACGGCGATATACTCGCTGATGAGATCCTGTGCCAAGCAGCAAAGTTCTCTCTAATTCTTCCCACAATTGCCTAATACGAAAATCTACGCGGTCATCTGATCCCATCAGTACTCCTCCATGTAGACCGGTCCGGCCCAGTACTCAATGGGTACAGCGGTATCACTAAACGGAAAACTGATGGCAAAACCAACCACTTCCTGATCGGTTAACCCATAATTATTCTTTGGATTGTCAATATCCTTGCAGGCGGGAAGATATATTAGGATAAGTCCTCTTGTCTTCGGTCTGACAGCTCGAATGGCCAAGGATGTCGGAAGCCTGTCCGATCTCTGCTTTCCCCGGGATCGGTCAAATTCCGAAGCCCTTTCAATTTCTGGCGTCGAGAGGTCCAATAATTCATCGGCAGGACTTGTCAGAGTCCCTATGGATATTTTGTCAGAGAGAACTTCAAGAGGAGTTCTCCTGACACATCCGATTGTATATTTTCCCAGATGATACTTATGCTCTGCGTCATGCAGGATATTGGAAGCAATAATCACATGCCAGTCAACGAGTTCGTCGTTCTTGTTCTGCCTCTCAATGAAATCAGCAATCCGCGCAGGATCAACAACTCTTTTTGCGACATCCTGCGTAGCGTAACTCCTCAGAAAATTCAGTACGGGGGCTGCCTGAACTTTTTCCCAGTGATATCTTGGCTTTTCTGGATCTATATCTCTCGAACAGTCCCTACCAATTTGCTGGACCAGTGTCTGAAGTGCTCTCCGGTTGTTTTCAAGATGTCGTGGATCGAATACAATTGTTTTGGGGAATTTGCCAGAAAATGAAATAGTGAGTTTCTCCGCATTTCTCGACTTGCCAGCCGAGGTCACTGCAAGTCTGCCCGGATGGCTTCTTGCCTTTAGACCATAATTTTCAGGGGTACTATTAATGGCGACCATATATTCAAGCTCGTTGCGTAACTCCTGATTTGCAAGTGCTATATGACGGTACCACTCTGCCAATTCCTCCGTTGTGTATATTCTGCAAAGGTCATTATATCCTTCCCTATAACCAAACCATCGTCCCATTTGCATGAGTGTATCATACATACGGGAAGCTCTTAAATAATATGAGATTGTTAATCCATCCAATGTAAGCCCTCGGGAGAGTTTGTCGCCGCCAATGGCTATTACACTAATGCCCCTGTCTTCCCAAGATACATTCTCGCCTCTTTGAATTTTTTCTCTTGTCAGAGCATCCGCTTCCCTGTAGTCCAGAATATCTCCTATTTCTCCGTTTATACCCTTAACCTTAACCATTTTGGCAGTATTGAAGAGTTCTCTCTTAATCTCATTCCATGAAGGAGGCACTGCTTCGCTGAAGCCCCTTGTTTCCATATCTAATGAAGTTGGAACAATATCAGTTTCCCAGATTCTCTTAAGGTCAGATAACGAATCCGAACCAGACATAATTCTGGCAATAAGTTTTCGCAATTCTTTTTCAACTAGATCCCTAATCTGCCTTTGCACTGCAGTGAAGCGGGTAACATGTATAAGCATGGAGTTATGCACGACACCTTCTTTCCTGATTCTTCTCGCAGCGCTGACGAGCAGAAAACATTTGATGGCATCTAACATCGATTCGGGCAGATCATCAACCCTCAGGTCTTTCTTGTGAGTGTCAGGAATTTTTCCTGAATGATCTCTTACATATCTGATCAACGGAAGCGGGTCAATGCTTTCAATCCCCTGCTCAGAATCTCCTGTGATTCCGAAAAGATAATCAGGACCGATATAGTTTGTGGGCTGAGGCAAGCTTATGATGAAGTGCCGTGGGAACAGATCGTCCCCATACCTCGGGTGATAATCATCTTTGTGGATGAAAATGTTTGCATATGGAGTCGCGGTATATCCAACATAAGCACTTTTCTGAAAACCAAAGAGCAGGGTTCTTATTTGCTTATTTGTTTCGGTTGGATTCCAATCCTCAATAATCCCATTTTCGTCTCTTTCCGGTTGTTTTGTGTTAACAGACGCGAAATCACACTCGTCATCAATTAGGAGCAATGGGATATCAGGGACTACCCTTCGGTTCTCAATATCTATCGTGCCGGGAAGACTATTAAGCCAGCTGACAAGGTTCTTAAGAATTGTCACATTCTTTTTCATAATTAAAACAATCGGATCACCTGTCAGAGACGGAATTATCCCTGCTTGAGCAGCTACTGCTCTACTAAAGTCTCCATTTTGGCTACTGCTTGTAAGCGTGTTAACAATTCTGTGGTCAGAAAATATTCTTCTGACACCTATACGCCTTTCCTGTCCGGTAAGCCTCTGGATTCTATCAAGATCATAGCCAAGAAGCTCTTCGTTTAGGCGATCCTGAGTTTGACTGCGAAGACTATTATGTATCCCTGTCAGTACGACAATAAATTTATAGCCTGCATCCAAGGCCTTACATATGAGAGCAGTATAGTTAAGGGTTTTGCCCGACTGTACACTACCCATGACCATACCTCTCCTGTCCCACGTTCCCTCGCGAGAAGGATCTTCTAACCGGCTTATTATTTCACTTGTAAATCGGTCAAGGCTCTCGACTATGCTTGCTGTGCGGCCTTTGTAATTAATAAGGTATGTTTTAAGGTGATCCCAGAAATGCCACTGAAATTCCCTATTGATAGACATATTTGTTGACACATTAAACCACTCTTCATGTCCCTCACTGTCTTCAAGCGTAAGGAATGAACCATCAATTGTTACAGTATGAATGCTTTCAATTTTGGAGAAAAGCTTTGCCTCGTCAATTTGCTCCTCCGGGAATGCAATGATCATTCTGCTGATAAAGTTTCTTATCTCTTCAGGTGTTACCTTTTTGTTGGCAAAATACGCATACGAAAGTTGAACAATCTGATCAAATGTATTCATTTCTTAAACCTCTCATGGGCATGATCATCTAAGTATGCCCTGTAGGCAGGATGAGTACTGAAAATATCCATGCCACAGAGTATATCAGCGGTCTGCGCATGAGTTTTCCCCTCTCTGCGATATTTGTTGTAAAGAGCAAAGCAAATTTTAAGCAATTCTTTGGGCGGCAGATTCATGTCCGCCGGCAGGTCAGCATGGCAATCTTCATGTTCCAGCCCGTCCATGATAATGAGTCGATGGGGAACCGTACTTTCGATGACATGAAAGAGTTTTTTTGCCCAGCCCTTCTTATTGTCAACTTCTTCAAGAATTATTTTAATCACAGAGTTGTCCTGATTTATCTTGTAGAAAATCTTCTCCCCTATTTTCTTTTTAATCCACACGTCATCTGTTTGTGGCAGAATTCCCCTCTTTCTTACGGCACCAGTTCTTGCCCTGTACACTTCCGCAGCCTTCTGCCGTGTAGCCTTTGCAATTCTCAGTAATTCTGCTTTTAATCGGTCAGGAGGTATTGCAACTGCCTTTCTGACATCAATAGACCATTCATGATCCATATCGTTTGTAATGTTAACTTTTATCCTTGCCAGCTTATAGTGTTCTTCTGCTTTCAAATCAAAGTTCAGATATCCACCAGAAATGATCATCCTGCGATTACGGTAAACATAAAAACCCTGCTGCGCATTCCAACCTTTTGGTCCTGAGCCATGAGTGCTCTCAGATTCACTTCTTTTAGATACGTGAGGCAAAACATAGGGAATTACTGAAACCTTACTATCTTCATATTTTTCAGAAGAAAGCTCCTGAGTAAAATCATTTTTTCTAAGATATGGATCCCAGGGTTCACATTTAGCCACGCCGAGAAAAATATTTATCTTTTTTGGATGATGTTCAAGGTACTGATGAAAAACCATTTCAAGATACTCCTTAACAGTAATGAATTTGTCGAGAAATGCCTCCTCAGCGTTATAAGTGGTTGTCTCAGATGTCTCATCAATACGATCAAGATTCCGCCAAAGAACAATTGTTCCACTCCCGAGTTCATTAATCCCTGAAAGAAGATTCATGGCATCAGTGGGCGGAGTTTTGCCTAGGAGCCAGTTACGCGCTGTCTGAACTTTGTCGAGATCCCAGAATCTGGTCGAGATTTTGCCATCTTTCGTTTTTGTCATGACAGTTAAAAGCTTGCATTGAGAAAAAGATGCTGTCTTTAGCCCTAACCCGAATCTTCCTAAGTCTCTTAAATCCCGTTCTTCCAAGGGGCTTTGAGTTCCCAGCCTCATAGCTTCAACCAGCCGATCTTCTGTCATTCCTGTTCCATCATCCGTAATACGAATCCATGGGTTACCATCATTCCATGCGTATTCAATCCAAAGATTTTTTGCACCAGCAAAGATACTGTTATCAATAAGATCAGCAACAGCCATGCTGAGGTCATAACCAAACGCCCTCAGTGAGTGTATCATTGCCTCAGCCCGGGGCGGACATTCTTCGAAATTCTCTTCGGCGTATGCTATTTCTGTTCGTGGAGGCTTTGTTTTCATAAATCCCTGTCGCTTACTCATCACCTCAGATGCACGACAAGCTTTTTGGCAATTTTTTCTATCATGAGAGGAGGAACAGCGTTCCCGATTTGCCTGTAGGCAGGTGTTCTGATTTGCCCCTCCCTGGTCCCCTCGAAATAATAGTCGTCAGGAAAAGATTGCAGCCTCGCGGCCTCCCGCACCGAGATCGAGCGGTTTTGTTCTATGTCTGGATGAATGTAGTAATGACCGTCCTTTGCAAGATGAGCCACAATAGTCTGAGAATACGGCATGTCTTCAACCACGACCTTGAATCTGTCAGTGAATGATTTTCTGTTCTTGTGAGTCTTAAGTTTTTCCGGAAGATCATTGTAGTCAAGTCGTATCCTGTCTGTGTTCCACTTCTCGACGGTGATTCTGTAAATCTCCTTGTCCTGTTCAGTATGCGGCCTTGTGACATGCTGGGTCAGAACATCA
This genomic window contains:
- a CDS encoding ATP-binding protein; the protein is MKTKPPRTEIAYAEENFEECPPRAEAMIHSLRAFGYDLSMAVADLIDNSIFAGAKNLWIEYAWNDGNPWIRITDDGTGMTEDRLVEAMRLGTQSPLEERDLRDLGRFGLGLKTASFSQCKLLTVMTKTKDGKISTRFWDLDKVQTARNWLLGKTPPTDAMNLLSGINELGSGTIVLWRNLDRIDETSETTTYNAEEAFLDKFITVKEYLEMVFHQYLEHHPKKINIFLGVAKCEPWDPYLRKNDFTQELSSEKYEDSKVSVIPYVLPHVSKRSESESTHGSGPKGWNAQQGFYVYRNRRMIISGGYLNFDLKAEEHYKLARIKVNITNDMDHEWSIDVRKAVAIPPDRLKAELLRIAKATRQKAAEVYRARTGAVRKRGILPQTDDVWIKKKIGEKIFYKINQDNSVIKIILEEVDNKKGWAKKLFHVIESTVPHRLIIMDGLEHEDCHADLPADMNLPPKELLKICFALYNKYRREGKTHAQTADILCGMDIFSTHPAYRAYLDDHAHERFKK